A DNA window from Pseudomonas tohonis contains the following coding sequences:
- a CDS encoding TonB-dependent receptor produces the protein MTSWSPQQRRPATPPAPARLPLHALGLAMGLAFCAAPFAQPAQAEALAQQAATRQYAIGPGPLGHVLAQFAAQAGVPLSFQQGLLDGRTSPGLQGSYGVQDGFAALLAGSGYQLASSGSGYTLVPVANDGSLELGATTISDSALRGDGLPESYAGGQVARGARIGMLGNQDMQDVPFSFSSYTRELIENRQSQNIGDVLRSDPAVRQSYGFGNFSQVFVIRGFALFSDDIAFNGLYGVLPRQIIATEAVERVEVFKGSSAFLNGVSPGGSGIGGNINVVPKRAEDEPTRSLTLDYASDDRVGGHVDLGQRFGEDDRFGVRVNMAKRDGETAVDDEHQHFSLFSVGLDYRGDRLRLSGDFGYQKQRINDGRSVVYLVTPPPPTLTKVPKVPDADHSYSQPWAWSQLEDTYGMLNAEYDFDDSWSGYLSVGSKYTRENGVYSSLYVSAADGTGRVGRLYAPRDEESDSLSSGLRGHFETGAVTHQFNAGLTGNWREYRSANQSTSAGNRLPGNLYDPFPSPEPTPTRNGDLHHPGKTGSSKARSVAVSDTLGFFDERALLTLGVRRQSIATDGWSTAGVRTSDYDASITTPVYGLVLKATDSISLYANRIEGLAPGPIAPSTASNSGQMFAPYRTRQIEAGIKFDQGTFGAQLGVYRIEQPQGMTSGGVYSVDAEQRNKGIEFSVFGEPTQGLRLLAGGTLMDTELTGTANGANDGNRAVGVPEFQYNLSADWDVPGVDGLAVNALLQRTGGQYYDSGNTLSIPAWTRIDLGARYAFTLDEHDITLRAGLENLANEDYWESAYGGYLTQGAPRTLKVSATLDF, from the coding sequence ATGACTTCGTGGTCGCCCCAGCAGCGTCGCCCCGCCACCCCACCGGCTCCGGCCCGTCTTCCGTTGCACGCGCTGGGCCTGGCCATGGGCCTCGCTTTTTGCGCCGCACCGTTCGCCCAGCCGGCCCAGGCCGAGGCGCTCGCGCAGCAGGCCGCCACGCGCCAGTACGCCATCGGCCCCGGGCCGCTGGGCCATGTGCTCGCCCAGTTCGCCGCCCAGGCCGGCGTGCCGCTGTCCTTCCAGCAGGGCCTGCTGGATGGCCGGACAAGCCCCGGCCTGCAGGGCAGCTACGGCGTGCAGGACGGCTTCGCGGCGCTGCTCGCCGGCAGCGGCTACCAGCTCGCCAGCAGCGGTAGCGGTTACACCCTGGTACCCGTGGCCAATGATGGAAGCCTGGAGCTGGGCGCGACCACCATCAGCGACAGCGCGCTGCGCGGCGACGGCCTGCCGGAAAGCTACGCCGGCGGCCAGGTGGCACGCGGCGCGCGCATCGGCATGCTGGGCAACCAGGACATGCAGGACGTGCCCTTCAGCTTTTCCAGCTACACCCGCGAACTGATCGAGAACCGCCAGTCGCAGAACATCGGCGACGTGCTGCGCAGCGACCCGGCGGTGCGCCAGTCCTACGGCTTCGGCAACTTCTCCCAGGTGTTCGTGATCCGCGGCTTCGCCCTGTTCAGCGACGACATCGCCTTCAACGGCCTCTATGGCGTACTGCCCCGGCAGATCATCGCCACCGAGGCGGTGGAGCGCGTGGAGGTGTTCAAGGGCTCCAGCGCCTTCCTCAATGGCGTATCGCCCGGCGGCAGCGGCATCGGCGGCAACATCAACGTCGTGCCCAAGCGCGCCGAGGACGAGCCGACCCGCAGCCTGACCCTGGATTACGCCAGCGACGACCGCGTCGGCGGCCACGTCGACCTCGGCCAGCGGTTCGGCGAGGACGACCGCTTCGGCGTGCGGGTCAACATGGCCAAGCGCGACGGCGAGACGGCGGTGGACGACGAGCACCAGCACTTCAGCCTGTTCAGCGTCGGCCTCGACTACCGGGGCGACCGCCTGCGCCTGTCCGGCGATTTCGGCTACCAGAAGCAGCGCATCAACGACGGCCGCTCGGTCGTCTACCTGGTCACGCCACCGCCCCCGACCCTGACGAAGGTGCCCAAGGTGCCGGATGCCGACCACAGCTACTCGCAGCCCTGGGCCTGGTCGCAGCTGGAAGACACCTACGGCATGCTCAACGCCGAGTACGACTTCGACGACAGCTGGAGCGGCTACCTCTCCGTCGGCAGCAAGTACACCCGGGAGAATGGCGTGTATTCCTCCCTCTATGTCAGCGCGGCGGACGGCACCGGGCGCGTCGGCCGGCTCTATGCCCCGCGTGACGAGGAAAGCGACAGCCTGAGCAGTGGGCTGCGGGGCCACTTCGAGACCGGCGCGGTGACACATCAATTCAACGCCGGGCTGACGGGGAACTGGCGGGAATACCGCAGCGCCAACCAGTCCACCAGCGCCGGCAATCGCCTGCCGGGGAACCTCTACGACCCCTTCCCCAGCCCCGAACCGACGCCGACTCGCAACGGCGACCTTCACCACCCCGGCAAGACCGGCTCCAGCAAGGCACGCAGCGTGGCGGTGTCGGACACCCTCGGCTTCTTCGACGAGCGCGCGCTGCTGACCCTGGGCGTTCGCCGCCAGTCCATCGCCACCGATGGCTGGTCCACCGCGGGCGTTCGCACGTCCGACTACGACGCCTCGATCACCACGCCCGTGTACGGCCTGGTGCTCAAGGCCACCGACTCGATCTCCCTCTATGCCAACCGCATCGAAGGCCTGGCCCCCGGCCCGATCGCCCCCAGCACCGCGAGCAACTCGGGGCAGATGTTCGCGCCCTACCGCACCCGCCAGATCGAGGCCGGCATCAAGTTCGACCAGGGCACCTTCGGCGCCCAGCTCGGCGTGTACCGCATCGAACAGCCCCAGGGCATGACCAGTGGTGGCGTCTACAGCGTGGATGCCGAGCAGCGCAACAAGGGCATCGAGTTCAGCGTGTTCGGCGAGCCGACCCAGGGCCTGCGGCTGCTGGCCGGCGGCACCCTGATGGACACCGAGCTCACGGGGACGGCCAACGGCGCCAACGACGGCAACCGCGCCGTCGGCGTGCCGGAATTCCAGTACAACCTCAGCGCCGACTGGGATGTGCCCGGGGTGGACGGGCTGGCGGTCAATGCCCTGCTGCAACGCACCGGCGGCCAGTACTACGACTCGGGCAACACCCTGAGCATCCCCGCCTGGACCCGCATCGACCTGGGCGCGCGCTACGCCTTCACGCTGGATGAGCACGACATCACCCTGCGCGCCGGGCTGGAGAACCTGGCCAACGAGGACTACTGGGAATCCGCCTACGGCGGCTACCTGACCCAGGGCGCACCGCGCACCCTCAAGGTCTCGGCGACCCTCGACTTCTAG